cagaactccaccaggtcaaaaccagtgcaacaccgtcccaataaacaaacagtttgacagcacctagtggtgcaccagtgcaacactagtgcaacactcggcataaacaaatacggtattagtcgCTTTTCAAGTCAGATGTGAGTTGGAAACAACTAGAGTCCAACGCTCTCCTTAAAAAAACCGCTGCAAAACGTGAAATGCCTTAAACAGGAAAGTTCTCAATAAACGATAAGGCTTCAATTTTAGGGCATCCCaccgtttattaaaaaaatatcttccaaaaaaaattatttcctcgACAAAAACTTTATTCCATTTTGAGAATTGAACTTATGTTCTCTGGGGTGGTGGAGATTTTTATGTTGTCActctaaccgctcgaccacatTAGCTGGTGGTGCTGCGGGCTGCTAGCAATCGGTCGGGTTTGGTGGAGGGGCAAAAGTATAGTGGTCGTGCATATCCCTTACGGCATTTGATTACAATAGGGTCAACGACCCGAAAAACTGGACACAATTCAGTACCCACCCAAATTTATGCGCATAAATATTTAGAGGGAAGGGTACTTACGGCATCTGTTGTTTGATGTGTTGTTGATGCAGGCTGTTTCGGTGTTGTTCTCTATCAGCTCATCGAGAAATCAGGCTCGATTCGGAGATGTTTTGGCGAACATGTGATGGTTTGGTGTTGCTTCCGCTCTAGCGGAACCTAGCGGTGTTGTCGCTCGATGTCGAACCCAGATGTTGTTGTGCTGGCCTTCTGCATCGAGTGTCGCGACAATGGTGGGAAACTTATTTTACGGGCGTTTCCGTTTAATTTCGAATCCCGTGGTTGTTGTTGGCGAATTCGAAATTGTGTTGGGGGTGCCGGACTATGTTGACGGAGTCCGAATTTCCGGCGGGTTTTGCTCCGGAAAAGGTTGGTCCGCGTggtgatttttgttgtttcgtGAGCCAGGGGAAAGTGTTCTTGGCGCGTACTTCGGGTGCTTGTCTCCTCCTTCTCGCAGGTAAACCTTTCAAGAGATTATTGCGTGCACGTTTCCTCCCACAAaacttttacctttttcgcaaatCGGTTGTTGCTAATGGTTTGCAACGGTTTATTTCCACAGCCTGTCGTACGACCCTAAAATCTAGGTTAGAACCAGTTGGTGATCCCTTTCCCATAAAAAAACACCTCACGTTTTACCTTCTACTTATCGAAACTCTAGCCACCCACTTGACTCAATCCACGATTTCAGACCAAATAATCGAACTGCTCCAGCTCTTCAGAAAATTGCAGCCGTCTATTCATTTTTTAACCGGAACTGCGTAAAGCGAATACTTTACGAAGTTCCCTGACATATTCTCTTAACCAATTCTTATTTTCCTGATAGTTCGGCTTTCTCCCGAAACTCTCTCTTCCCTTTTAACAATTCAAGTCCCGATTGTTCAAAGGGAGAGTTCGCTGCGAAGTAGAGAAAACTTGCGCTTCGATGTTTTCATCGGCGATGCAATTCCACCCAGGTGGGAGGTGGTTTGTCAGATAGTGGCAATTAAGGCGTTATAAACCTGCACTCTAAATATTTGGTGTACTGCTCGAGTGAAATGTTGGGTAGCTAATTCGAAATAACTGTAGCTTGCTACAAATTGATTCGGATTTCTAATagcaaatagatttttttttagctacCAACAAAAACGCACAGGTCTTCGATGGAGATATGATTTATTCAGAGCATCATAATTAACACCTAAATTGATTTAATATTCTGGATAAATGTTTGATTAAACACCACTTTTTAATAATTGTTATCCATTTGTTTTGTAACTTATAGATGGTTTACCTATAAATTTACCATATTGTGCAATTTATCATTCAGCAAGACGTCAATCTTATCCACTTGTTCTCCTACCGGGACAACACCAGTTGACTCCACGAAACCTGCAGGGATCGCCCGAGTTTTTGAGCCGTAAGTCGTTTTACGATGGGTGTGTTGAGTGGAATCCATGTGGTGCCGTTTGCCATTGCCTTTTCCCATTACGTCATCCGTACCGTTACCGCCATTGTTAGCATCATCGTCGTCATCAGGATCTGAACTTCTCCCCAGTTCTTCTGCCTTGAAAGGCAGACATCATTTATCCCACAGGCCTATCTCTTTCATCTTGGTTTGGAAATAGCGCTCGAGAGTGTTGGCACAGCTGAAAAACggaaaggaataaaaaataatcagtgCTAACAAATAATTCTATTATTAAAATCTTCGATTACCGAAAGTATTCCGTCTCCGGTGAGTTATATAACCGACAATTTGTGAATATGCGCGCCATATCGGCCATGAAGAGGCGACGCGATACGTAATACCTGTGCATAAAGAGAATAAGATAATCGCATTAGCGAACCAAGGATGGTGTTCTTTGTTGGGCATTTGATTTACTTGTTCTTCAATCGCTCTCCCATAGTTTTCAAATCCATCGGATATTTAATGTGGTCGTAATAGTCGGGTACTTCGGCCGGATTGACCGGTTTCAGGAAGGGCCAAGCTGATGAATGCTGACGAACAGATTGAAGTACACCACTCAACGAATTGGCCAGCTTATCCGGGTCGGCAGATTCTTCGAGGGGGCGTGAAGTGCGTTGCGTGCGAAATTGTGGCCTCCAACCAACCTCTCGAAGTCCTGGAATTGATTCTATCGGGATGCTTCGCAACTATTCATGCAATTGATAATGGAATTagagtaaaataaatttatttaaaacacgGAGTAAATACCCCTTCTTTGAAGCAGGTCAATCCGGGATGAACTTTCTGAACTTCCTGTTGACGTTGAGCGATCAACTCTTTCAGGATTTCTTTCTGTTTCCTGATAACTGAGCTAAAGTGGGTGTAAATTAAGCTGGGATGCAATTCACAGTGCATAAGAGTAGCGCCTTCGTATTCCTTGATGTAGCCTGAAAATATTATTGATGAAACCTAAAATTGTTCATGGAAATATTCTAAAACACTCTTACCTGCATACACATGTCGGGATACTTTGATATCTTTAGAGAAACCTTGCTTCTTGAAGTACCCGATGGCGAACTCATCAGCGTAGGTCAGGAAATGTTTGATTCCCCGTTGAGTGCTGTAGTCTTTTAGGTGATTCATCAGATGAGTACCATAGCCCTTCACCTGCTCACTGCTTGTGACGGCACAAAATACAATTTCCGTAAAACCTTGGGTTGCAAAGGTTCGGAAACAAATTCCTCCGATTGGACGACCATCCTTGACCAGAGCTAGAGTTTTGTGTTtactaatataaaaaaaataacatttataatTCTAAAAATTCCGTCTAAAAGAGATGCGGTAAGTATTATCTACAATAATAACCTATACTTACGGATCAAAGACCAATTGACTGATGTATTCCCGTGGCATTCCCGGCAGCTGATGAGCAAAAACGCTGTGCAACCCCAACAGCCACAGCATCGATTCTTTGGTAACTGGCTTGGTTAGCGAATTGCCAACAACGTGGAATTCTATCTCGCGGCGACTTTCCTCAGCCTTGGCGGCCTCGTCTCTCGGTGCTTGCAATGGTGGAAAAACGACATCCGTACGGCTCGTATAGTTGGAATCATTGATTCTTTTCAACGCTCTGACAACTACTTCATCGGGCAAATCCTCACATTCTGGATCTTTTTTGAAACGTTTGGGATCGCTTGACTTTTTGCTGCTAGATGACACTGCGGCTTCATGTTGtcgttttgatttttgcaacatTATCGATGCTGTGGGTTTAAAATTTGGATCCCAGATCTGTGAATCATCGTTGAGCACTTCGTGCTTGAGAGCTTCCAGAAATTTCGGTAGTTGAGCCAGCATGTTGCGTTTCTCTGGAGGCATACGATCCCTTTCCGTTTTACATTTGGTGAGCAACTGCTGATATACGTACTGATAGACCGCTTTCAAGAGATTCCGTCCGAAAACGATAGAAGTTTCAAAATGTCGTAACGAGCTACAAAAAGCCGGCACGTGACAAAATACCAGCCATCTTGTATAGTTTATTTTGTAATTGGACGCATCTTCGTGGCTTAGATCTTTTCTAGCGCTTGGAGCTTCGAAGTTCCAGTGATTTAAacaatgcaaaaatgtttttgccaCCTCTGTCATCGTTTCCAATTCTCCAGGGTTCAGATGACTGTATTTATGCAGGACAAAATTGGTCACCGCTTTCGAAATTGAAGGATGCTCAAACGGGGGATCTCCCAAAGGACCACGAATGACAGCTTGGGATCTCGTAAGGATACATTGTCTCAGCAGCTAAAAGTTAAAGTTACTCAAATGGtaagatttgaaataaaattaattaaaacaatTGCATCTTACCCGGAATAAATACGCATAAACCTTCTTTGTGTCCGTATCAGTTTCTCGTAGCATACTCATGTACAAATTCTCCACATCCACGATCGCCCCCAAAAGTTCGTTGATTTGGTCATCATTAATTTCTCCAAGGTGGGAGATGTGCGCTTCTAGACTGTGTTTGCAGTTCGGATTGCGACATTCCTCTTTGAAGTTTGGACAATAGTCAACCTCCACATCTTTGTGGCGGTTTTCTTCCGGGGTTTTCCATCCAGTACAGCGACATTCGGTCCCTTGACAGGCCGAGTACATCGACAACTTGGTTAGCTTCTGGTTACGCGGTAGCTGGTATACCTTTTGCTTTCGCTGCAAAATTCTCTCAATGCTGTCCTGACGAGTAGCTTCCTGGGAACCTCCTCCAGCTGCTGGCGACGTAGACGAAGGATGATGGTGAGCAGACCGGTGGTCATCCTGCttctcaattttgatttcaattgattGCTTCACAGAATCGTTCATGGTTTACAGTCAAACTTTAGCGGATTTAAAGGTTTTTGGgctaaaaagttgattttattttaccGAAGGAcgccaaaaaactgttttgattttgattgaaatcGATAACAACCCTATAAAAAAATAGCGTTACTTTCAACTTGTCGTTTACCCTACTTTTGGACTAAGTTTTTACCCGATAGTTCTTGCCCTACtttttaaaaagatattttgaaattttttatgttgttcaGATTTCGACTGGTTTTTGTTGATGTGGTTTTGACTTTCTTTTCTGAAATCGGCACTGCAGTCTATTTTcgaaatgatgattattttatttcatccaacgtttcgagacTAGGTTGGTCTCATCCTCAGGGAAAACTACAAGGTTGTACATATTTTGTCGAGTTAATGGATTTGAGCATAATCTGTTTTGTCCTACTTACAATATAGTCATCTTTATGTGGCTTTTGATATttcgatattttgaaatttctcgtGAAAGTTTGTCTCATGagtgttatttaaatttcaacgatttATTTATATCTACGGATCCTTTCATTTAGGCATATTTGTTGGGTTTTTCTAGGATTTGAACACTCTCGTGTTGTTCATCGTTTTTCCTCCGTGGcttgtcataattttaaatgGTGTACGTACAATGTGTACCCGTTTTTGTTGCTGGATGTGAGTACAGATACTCATTTTTTATGTTGTTATTattagtgaacctgtatataagagaagtgacatctgaaacacaaaattccaatcgagcaaaagaactgtcaaaatcgattccaatcgatccgagcattttgtcgcagagcttttaccttttttattgaaaact
This sequence is a window from Uranotaenia lowii strain MFRU-FL chromosome 3, ASM2978415v1, whole genome shotgun sequence. Protein-coding genes within it:
- the LOC129751801 gene encoding histone acetyltransferase KAT2A, with the protein product MNDSVKQSIEIKIEKQDDHRSAHHHPSSTSPAAGGGSQEATRQDSIERILQRKQKVYQLPRNQKLTKLSMYSACQGTECRCTGWKTPEENRHKDVEVDYCPNFKEECRNPNCKHSLEAHISHLGEINDDQINELLGAIVDVENLYMSMLRETDTDTKKVYAYLFRLLRQCILTRSQAVIRGPLGDPPFEHPSISKAVTNFVLHKYSHLNPGELETMTEVAKTFLHCLNHWNFEAPSARKDLSHEDASNYKINYTRWLVFCHVPAFCSSLRHFETSIVFGRNLLKAVYQYVYQQLLTKCKTERDRMPPEKRNMLAQLPKFLEALKHEVLNDDSQIWDPNFKPTASIMLQKSKRQHEAAVSSSSKKSSDPKRFKKDPECEDLPDEVVVRALKRINDSNYTSRTDVVFPPLQAPRDEAAKAEESRREIEFHVVGNSLTKPVTKESMLWLLGLHSVFAHQLPGMPREYISQLVFDPKHKTLALVKDGRPIGGICFRTFATQGFTEIVFCAVTSSEQVKGYGTHLMNHLKDYSTQRGIKHFLTYADEFAIGYFKKQGFSKDIKVSRHVYAGYIKEYEGATLMHCELHPSLIYTHFSSVIRKQKEILKELIAQRQQEVQKVHPGLTCFKEGLRSIPIESIPGLREVGWRPQFRTQRTSRPLEESADPDKLANSLSGVLQSVRQHSSAWPFLKPVNPAEVPDYYDHIKYPMDLKTMGERLKNKYYVSRRLFMADMARIFTNCRLYNSPETEYFRCANTLERYFQTKMKEIGLWDK